The segment AGAGCGAACTGCCTCATTCATTCATTTGACACTCGTCGAAGATGGCTCGTACAAAGCAGACTGCAAGAAAATCTACCGGAGGAAAGGCTCCACGTAAACAACTGGCTACCAAGGCCGCCCGTAAGAGCGCCCCAGCCACTGGTGGAGTCAAGAAACCCCACAGATACAGGCCCGGAACCGTCGCTCTCCGTGAGATCAGGAGATACCAGAAAAGCACAGAGTTGCTCATCAGGAAATTGCCCTTCCAGCGTCTGGTCCGTGAGATTGCTCAGGACTTCAAGACTGATCTGCGATTCCAGAGCTCCGCCGTCATGGCTCTCCAGGAAGCCAGCGAAGCTTACCTTGTTGGACTCTTTGAGGACACCAACTTGTGCGCTATCCACGCCAAGAGAGTCACCATCATGCCCAAAGACATCCAGCTTGCCAGACGTATCCGTGGCGAGAGAGCTTAAATTTCTTTGTCTCTGACAAATACAAAACGGCCGTTTTCACGGCCACCTAAACTTTTAGAAAAGATGCCTATATTACAATCAATGACGACTACAATTCAACGAAATTGCACAAGTAAAAAGTGCACATTTTGAAAACATGAGATTAAACCCTACACACATAATATGTACTTCTAAACTCTGCCCTTCTTATCATATTTCACTGTGAACTACAAACATGACAATGGTCAATGGGTAGAATGATTTGATCTGACACAATATAAAAGGCCCTTCTGAAGAGAATATATTATACTATACCATACAGCTATACATATGATTGCATtgtgattgttttttttctctgtaagTTGTGCATTTAGTCATAACATTACAAGAAAAATATTGCCGGAAAATGTAGGGCTGTACTTGCATCAGTACTTAAAATTTACCGACAGAAATGTGTATGGcacataatattttataattattgcaACCATATTTGATTCTTATACTACAGTCTCAGACATTCGTGCTATGATGCTCGCACATATAACTGTGTGTtatgttaaagaaaatataaagataGTGCAATGAATTAGTTTAAAAGTAGGAAAATTCACTACTAAAAGAGCGATTCtgcatgaaattgaaatttgtgtAATATTTGTCCCCTGTagttcttttttcatatttcagtGGTAAAGTATGTCATGAGCATGTGTTCATGTTCTTGTcggattttgttttcttttattcggTTTCCTTGTAAAGAATGGAAAGTGTATTTTTTATCTCAATGAAATGAACACTTGACTGAATCACTGGTGCATAATTCATCAAAAAGGGAAGAAATACACATTGAAATTACACTATAACTGAAATTGCTAAAGTAAATATCATCATATTgcattatgttttcattttgatatgtacTCACCGgtaagaaaaatgatttttttttctttgcatgtatttattactaGATTTAATACAGAATGTGTgtttacactttaaaaaatgatattaaacaaaagcaaaatgataataattattgtGTTCCTATGTTTTGGTAAGATGTAGAAAATCTGGAACAAATGATTTATTCAATACCACCAtccctctttttaaaaaaaaagaaacccaaaaaagttttattaaatatatcttatataaCAGAAAAGTGCCTGCAGACAACATGTCAACAAACAAGCGCCGAGGCGCGTTTACACTGTAGCCAATCAGCGTTGAGTTTACTTATTGCTAATTTTTCCCTGCCGAACTTTTCAAGGTAGAATGCTCTCTCACGGGTCGTAAATAAAGGGCATTATAAGCTATTCACGCGGCAGTAGATGATCATTTCAGTACACTCTAACTGAGAGAAAACATGTCTGGACGTGGTAAAGGAGGAAAAGGACTTGGAAAGGGGGGCGCCAAGCGTCACAGGAAAGTCTTGAGAGATAACATCCAGGGTATCACCAAGCCCGCCATCCGTCGTCTTGCACGCAGAGGTGGAGTCAAACGTATCTCCGGACTCATCTACGAGGAGACCCGTGGTGTCCTGAAGGTGTTCCTTGAGAACGTCATCCGTGACGCAGTCACATACACAGAGCACGCCAAGAGGAAGACCGTCACAGCCATGGACGTTGTCTACGCTCTGAAGAGACAGGGACGTACCCTCTACGGATTCGGTGGTTAGACAACCAACCGCCTTTGTGCTACACGCACAGGACAACAAACGGCCGTTTTAACGGCCACcaaatttttagaaaagatGCCTCTATCACACATGTTGTGAAATGTTGTACATACTGGgttatgatatatgtatatctgACATAAAGAACAGGAGTTCATGGAATACAGAAAGGGTTATTGATAAGTAGTTTATGTTAAGGCAAGGTCAAAATCACCACCCGTtccctaaccccccccccccccccccccaaaaaaaaaaaaacaagacacaCACACATCATTGTCAATCACACCTTTCCCTGACATGCTTTCTATATTCAAATTTGACTAGTACTATAACTCATTCATAAATATCAATTGCACCTTATTTCATTCAACCCAaccatatttgtatttttattatttcttttttaacaatctTGATATTTAGAATAGGGACCAAATCATTCCGTGCAGTTTAAACAAAGCAATATATTTCACCAGCTGTTAGATATAAatgtttggttatttttttattccaaaaatctatattataacatgtttaaatagacacataatatgtaaacataaacacatCATTTATCGATTGTTTTCTGATatttgaatatcaataaattacaatgaaataatatatggGCTATTGTGGACCATATTCAAGTCTTAAAATCTGCGGAAGTGAATTATCGTTGTAACAATTAATAGGTGGGGAAATAAATTAGAATATACAGCATAGTTGTGTGCCCAGAATATGTTGTTACAGATTTATTATAACATTAGATAATAGTATTCAACAGACAGATCATATGTTAAATTGTTCAGTCATAACTATCAGTTATGTGccattataaataaacacaactatatataaacacaactatAAATAAACACAACCAATGGGAATCTTCTGTACTCTAAGACTATTACATCGAAAATAGGAGAAATATGTGGAAATCGGGCACATGTGCTGTAATTGggaaagattttgtttttattgtacatgtacgtacccCTCTGATgcataatttgtatttgatgtatgtgtatttgagggttttttttttcttcatgtatttgtttatttttcttaaaggaCCGTTTAAGAAATTGACAGCATTACAATGACACAACCAGTACACACAACTGAAACAGTTGTTTACTATTGCATTATAAAGATGGTAgcttttcgaaaaatttgtgtGGCCCTGAAAAGGGccgttttgttttatcaaactgCCACTGCTTGCAGTTTACTTGCTGCTGGTGTACTTGGTGACAGCCTTGGTGCCTTCAGAGACAGCGTGCTTGGCCAATTCACCGGGCAGGAGAAGACGGACTGCAGTCTGGATTTCTCTGCTGGTGATGGTTGAGCGTTTGTTGTAGTGGGCCAGGCGGGAAGCCTCGGCGGCGATTCTCTCAAAGATGTCATTGACGAAAGAATTCATGATGCTCATGGCCTTGCTGGAAACTCCAGTGTCAGGGTGCACCTGCTTCAGGACTTTGTAGATGTAGATAGCGTAGGATTCCCTCCTCCTCCTGCGCTTTTTCTTGTCCCCAGTTCTCTGGGCCTTGGCCTTGGTGGCGGCTTTCTTAGCTCCTTTAGATCCGACTTTGGGTGGCATGTTTACAGATTGCTGGCAAACTGAAACTATGAGTGGCGCTAAGCGAATCGCGGCCTTATATATCACGCGAGGGGGATTGAAGCGAACAGGTAAATTGCGGACGTccttgtaaacattaaattggtCGGTTTGCCCGAGGTGCGTATAAGACAAGCGTAGCGATTGGCGGAACATTTCAATCCGTGGAAGTGTTTAAATAGCGTGGCGCAGCGCATCGTGTGTTATTCGTTGATATCATTTTGTCAGCACCCAACCTACAACTTGAAAATGTCTGGACGTGGTAAAGGAGGTAAAGTGAAGGGAAAGGCAAAGAGCCGATCATCCCGTGCCGGACTTCAGTTCCCCGTGGGTCGTATCCACCGTCTGCTGAGGAAGGGCAACTACGCCGAGAGAGTCGGAGCCGGTGCCCCTGTGTACCTGGCCGCCGTTCTTGAGTACTTGGCCGCTGAAGTGTTGGAGTTGGCAGGCAACGCAGCCCGTGACAACAAAAAGACCAGAATCATCCCCCGTCACCTGCAGCTGGCCATCCGCAACGACGAGGAGTTGAACAAACTTCTGTCCGGCGTGACCATCGCCCAGGGTGGTGTTCTGCCCAACATCCAGGCCGTGCTCCTCCCCAAGAAGACCCAGAAGCCCGCCGCCAAGTAAAAAGTCAGCTCTGTCGACTTTTTTGTCTATACCAAACGGCCGTTTTCACGGCCACCcatatttttcgaaaagatgCCTCTATAATATGCAGTGTACATGCACATaagcatttatataaaaagcacACGTAGATACACGCTTCTTAGATTATCGAGACAACGGTATA is part of the Magallana gigas chromosome 3, xbMagGiga1.1, whole genome shotgun sequence genome and harbors:
- the LOC136273901 gene encoding histone H3, which produces MARTKQTARKSTGGKAPRKQLATKAARKSAPATGGVKKPHRYRPGTVALREIRRYQKSTELLIRKLPFQRLVREIAQDFKTDLRFQSSAVMALQEASEAYLVGLFEDTNLCAIHAKRVTIMPKDIQLARRIRGERA
- the LOC136273922 gene encoding histone H4 — translated: MSGRGKGGKGLGKGGAKRHRKVLRDNIQGITKPAIRRLARRGGVKRISGLIYEETRGVLKVFLENVIRDAVTYTEHAKRKTVTAMDVVYALKRQGRTLYGFGG
- the LOC136273871 gene encoding histone H2B-like, producing MFRQSLRLSYTHLGQTDQFNVYKDVRNLPVRFNPPRVIYKAAIRLAPLIVSVCQQSVNMPPKVGSKGAKKAATKAKAQRTGDKKKRRRRRESYAIYIYKVLKQVHPDTGVSSKAMSIMNSFVNDIFERIAAEASRLAHYNKRSTITSREIQTAVRLLLPGELAKHAVSEGTKAVTKYTSSK
- the LOC136273872 gene encoding histone H2A, which translates into the protein MSGRGKGGKVKGKAKSRSSRAGLQFPVGRIHRLLRKGNYAERVGAGAPVYLAAVLEYLAAEVLELAGNAARDNKKTRIIPRHLQLAIRNDEELNKLLSGVTIAQGGVLPNIQAVLLPKKTQKPAAK